A window of the Thiomicrospira microaerophila genome harbors these coding sequences:
- the pal gene encoding peptidoglycan-associated lipoprotein Pal yields MEFLRIKNVAVVSLVSLFAVGCSSTPTSDQTDQSVVQTGSMPSTAGVATSKPVVAEGLEQDQASRVAELFASLQGKRVHFEFDRAEIKQEYLDVIKKHAQYLELNPNARLTIEGHCDERGTREYNLALGERRGNAVKDALMAQGVNPNRLNVISFGKDMPLVDLSNEQAWQQNRRAEFAY; encoded by the coding sequence ATGGAATTTTTACGCATTAAAAATGTTGCAGTGGTTTCATTGGTTAGCTTATTTGCGGTAGGCTGTAGTTCAACACCTACTTCCGATCAGACAGATCAAAGTGTTGTTCAGACCGGCTCAATGCCTTCAACTGCGGGCGTGGCCACTAGCAAGCCTGTTGTGGCCGAAGGGCTTGAGCAGGATCAGGCTTCAAGAGTTGCTGAGCTGTTTGCAAGTCTTCAAGGCAAGCGAGTGCATTTTGAATTTGATCGCGCAGAGATTAAGCAAGAGTATCTTGATGTTATTAAGAAACATGCCCAGTATTTAGAATTAAACCCTAATGCGCGGTTAACGATTGAAGGCCATTGCGATGAGCGCGGTACACGAGAGTATAACTTGGCTCTGGGCGAGCGCCGTGGCAATGCTGTGAAAGACGCTTTAATGGCTCAGGGTGTTAATCCCAATCGCTTAAATGTGATTAGTTTTGGTAAGGATATGCCTCTAGTGGATCTGAGTAATGAGCAGGCATGGCAACAAAACCGTCGTGCAGAGTTTGCATATTAA
- a CDS encoding helix-turn-helix domain-containing protein, with protein sequence MLRLDSIVERTPRLTKGQHLYKAGQKFDNLYAIKAGGVKVYNITQQCEEQVIGFYLPGDVIGMDGVQDLFYQCNAVALENTSVCTLPFDQLERLALQIPALNHQLLCLMSRGINDTRIHSEILSKRNADQRVAYFVWYLSQRFLNRGYKHTEFRFGVLHREVAQFLGLTPETFSRILAKLAEQNIVQWKRKDIEILDMASLASLADENQLITDKQVEVKRA encoded by the coding sequence ATGTTGAGATTGGATTCTATTGTAGAAAGAACGCCTCGCCTAACTAAGGGTCAGCATTTGTACAAAGCGGGTCAGAAATTCGATAATCTTTACGCGATTAAAGCTGGTGGCGTGAAGGTGTATAACATTACCCAGCAGTGCGAAGAACAGGTGATTGGGTTTTATTTACCTGGCGATGTAATTGGTATGGATGGGGTGCAGGATTTATTCTACCAATGTAATGCGGTCGCTCTGGAGAATACTTCAGTTTGTACCTTGCCTTTTGATCAGCTAGAGCGTTTGGCATTACAAATACCGGCGCTAAACCATCAATTGTTATGTTTAATGAGTCGTGGCATCAACGATACTCGTATTCATTCGGAGATATTATCTAAGCGCAATGCAGATCAGCGGGTAGCCTATTTCGTTTGGTATCTTTCACAGAGGTTTTTAAATCGAGGTTATAAACATACTGAATTTAGGTTTGGGGTATTGCATCGTGAAGTGGCTCAGTTCCTTGGTCTAACTCCAGAGACTTTTTCTAGGATTTTGGCCAAGTTGGCAGAACAAAATATTGTGCAATGGAAGCGCAAAGATATTGAGATCCTTGACATGGCCTCTCTGGCTAGTCTGGCGGATGAGAATCAATTAATTACAGATAAGCAAGTAGAGGTCAAGCGAGCTTAA
- a CDS encoding FAD:protein FMN transferase — protein sequence MKTLKHLLLSRQIISLLCFMLILPGCQSDTRLEQTFYTFGTEITLVINHPDHATAQLAIHEIEQAFYQLNQKWHAWNPDSMLSEINRALAENRSYPLDLQSYRFIKKNQQYSQQSDYLFDPAIGGLIRLWGFQGQANPSPPSDEVRQKWLAQRPSIKDISFIDQQIKSHNTEVRLDFGGSAKGLAMDEAERILQHYLIRHALINIGGDIKVLGYNANKQAWSIGVQNPKNPAEAIARIKANNQDHIFTSGTYQRYFEWQGKTYSHIINPNTAWPADTLASVTVIHSDAILADIAATALMIAGPDDWQRIAHQLNVDRVMVVNQQGQIQLTPKMAKQVTLIPTN from the coding sequence ATGAAAACGCTTAAACACCTTCTGCTGTCGCGACAAATTATTTCTTTGCTTTGCTTTATGCTTATTTTGCCTGGATGCCAATCAGACACCCGGTTAGAACAAACTTTTTACACATTTGGCACAGAGATAACCCTTGTCATTAATCACCCAGATCATGCAACTGCCCAGCTTGCCATTCACGAAATCGAACAGGCTTTTTATCAGCTTAACCAAAAATGGCACGCTTGGAATCCAGATTCAATGCTGTCTGAAATAAATCGTGCACTCGCAGAAAATCGTAGCTACCCACTTGACTTACAAAGCTATAGATTCATCAAAAAAAACCAGCAATATAGCCAACAAAGCGACTATCTATTTGACCCAGCTATCGGCGGGTTAATCCGACTTTGGGGGTTTCAGGGGCAAGCCAATCCTAGCCCGCCCTCCGATGAAGTACGTCAAAAATGGCTAGCCCAACGTCCATCGATTAAAGATATCAGCTTTATAGACCAACAAATCAAAAGCCATAATACCGAGGTTAGGCTTGATTTTGGTGGTAGCGCTAAAGGCCTCGCGATGGATGAAGCGGAACGGATCCTACAGCATTACTTAATCAGGCACGCACTCATTAACATAGGCGGCGATATTAAAGTACTCGGCTATAACGCAAACAAGCAGGCCTGGTCAATCGGCGTGCAAAACCCTAAAAACCCTGCTGAGGCGATAGCTCGCATTAAAGCTAACAACCAAGACCATATCTTCACCTCTGGCACCTATCAACGCTACTTTGAATGGCAGGGAAAAACCTACAGTCATATTATTAACCCCAATACCGCCTGGCCGGCCGATACCCTTGCCTCGGTAACCGTTATTCATAGCGATGCGATTTTGGCTGATATTGCCGCAACGGCATTAATGATTGCAGGCCCAGATGATTGGCAGCGTATTGCCCACCAACTCAACGTTGATCGCGTAATGGTTGTAAACCAACAAGGACAAATTCAACTGACCCCTAAAATGGCCAAACAGGTGACCTTAATCCCAACAAATTAA
- a CDS encoding YqgE/AlgH family protein, translating to MNISHSLQHQFLIAMPSLNDSWFEKTVIYMVDDNEKGSTGLVINKPHNLTLLQLLEHFHIYGNQNSPMMKRAVLMGGPVDMERGFILHQPAGQWQNTVAITPKLGLTVSEDFLEAIKLDTAPKDFIVCLGSANWNKGQLANEIKNNSWLTAPFNASLMFETPIEQRWKAALGMLGIQPEFLSAEAGHA from the coding sequence ATGAACATATCACACAGCCTACAACACCAATTTTTGATTGCGATGCCAAGCTTAAATGATAGCTGGTTCGAAAAAACCGTTATCTACATGGTGGATGACAATGAAAAAGGCAGCACAGGCCTGGTGATCAACAAGCCTCACAACCTCACCCTACTTCAACTGCTTGAGCACTTTCATATTTATGGCAATCAAAATAGTCCGATGATGAAGCGTGCCGTATTAATGGGCGGACCGGTTGACATGGAACGTGGATTTATCTTGCACCAACCGGCAGGGCAATGGCAAAACACCGTTGCGATCACCCCCAAGCTCGGTTTAACCGTCTCCGAAGACTTTTTAGAAGCGATTAAACTTGATACCGCACCGAAGGATTTTATTGTTTGCCTTGGCAGTGCCAATTGGAACAAAGGACAATTGGCGAATGAAATTAAAAACAATAGTTGGCTGACCGCGCCATTCAATGCCAGTTTAATGTTTGAAACACCGATTGAACAACGCTGGAAGGCCGCCTTAGGCATGCTAGGCATCCAACCTGAGTTTTTAAGCGCCGAGGCAGGTCATGCATAA
- the ruvX gene encoding Holliday junction resolvase RuvX, whose amino-acid sequence MHNSEDNKNCLPPNFKGKIEGLVLGFDFGLKRIGIASGQTLTGSSGPLTTLTSHQGKTDWDGITKLINEWQPKALIVGLPLRLDGTEQPFTQNARKFGQRLHGRYQKPVFFVEEQLSSFEAEQRNLKTPIDAHAAQIILQNWLEAL is encoded by the coding sequence ATGCATAATTCTGAAGACAATAAAAATTGCTTGCCACCAAACTTTAAAGGCAAAATAGAGGGATTAGTTTTAGGCTTTGACTTCGGGCTAAAACGCATAGGTATTGCCAGCGGACAAACGCTCACCGGCTCATCCGGCCCGCTAACAACCCTGACCAGCCATCAAGGTAAAACCGATTGGGATGGCATAACCAAACTGATTAACGAATGGCAACCGAAAGCGCTGATTGTCGGGTTGCCCTTAAGACTGGACGGCACAGAACAACCCTTTACGCAAAATGCACGTAAATTTGGTCAGCGACTCCATGGACGCTACCAAAAACCCGTATTTTTTGTAGAAGAACAACTGAGTTCGTTTGAAGCCGAACAACGAAATTTAAAAACTCCGATTGATGCACATGCCGCTCAAATCATTCTCCAAAACTGGCTAGAGGCTTTATGA
- the pyrR gene encoding bifunctional pyr operon transcriptional regulator/uracil phosphoribosyltransferase PyrR — protein sequence MTPLNQDVSTLIDELCEQIQKHPRFSPQIKMLGIRTGGEWIAQTLHRKLALTEPLGVLDSSFYRDDFSKVGLHPEVQPSVIPWELTDQHLFLVDDVLYTGRTTRAAMNELFDYGRPASITLVTLVDRRGCRELPIQPDITALKLECSQTLKLHGPDPLTLSLIEPAETEL from the coding sequence ATGACACCATTAAACCAAGATGTTTCTACACTGATTGATGAACTTTGTGAACAAATACAAAAACACCCCCGTTTTAGCCCACAGATAAAAATGTTGGGGATTCGTACTGGGGGCGAATGGATAGCACAGACCCTGCATCGCAAACTCGCATTAACCGAACCACTGGGCGTATTGGACAGTTCATTTTATCGTGATGATTTTTCTAAAGTCGGTTTACACCCCGAGGTTCAACCTTCGGTCATTCCTTGGGAACTCACCGATCAACATCTTTTTTTAGTCGATGACGTACTCTATACCGGCCGCACCACTCGTGCCGCAATGAATGAATTATTTGACTATGGTCGCCCAGCTTCGATCACGTTGGTCACCCTAGTTGATCGCCGTGGTTGCCGTGAGTTGCCTATCCAACCGGACATCACCGCCTTAAAACTGGAATGCAGCCAAACACTTAAGCTACATGGCCCCGACCCCCTAACCCTGTCTTTGATTGAACCCGCGGAGACCGAACTATGA
- a CDS encoding aspartate carbamoyltransferase catalytic subunit — MSPRLSSPNLQLNEQGKLKHFLSLEGLKPHHLTEILDTAESFINPQTQEIKKVPLLRGKTIMNLFFEPSTRTLTTFEIAEKRLSADVMNLNISTSATKKGESLLDTLWNLQSMQADMFVIRHAESGAAHFFARHVAPHVHVLNAGDGQHAHPTQAMLDMFTIRKLKGDIFDLKVAIVGDILHSRVARSQIQALSMLEAREIRVIGPKTLIPPFPESLGVHVYHDMKSGLDDVDVVIMLRLQSERMKGALLPSEKEYFNLYGLTEQRLAYAKPDALVMHPGPINRGVEIDSAVADGPQSVILQQVTYGIAVRMAVMAIIMSNAAQLAQAEQENPEETR; from the coding sequence ATGAGCCCACGCCTATCCAGCCCTAACCTACAACTCAACGAACAAGGCAAACTCAAACATTTTCTAAGCCTTGAGGGTCTAAAACCGCATCATTTAACCGAAATTTTAGATACGGCTGAATCCTTCATTAATCCGCAAACCCAAGAAATCAAAAAAGTGCCCTTGCTGCGCGGCAAAACCATTATGAACCTATTCTTTGAGCCAAGCACGCGCACGCTAACGACGTTTGAAATTGCAGAAAAACGCCTGTCTGCCGACGTAATGAACCTTAATATTAGTACCTCAGCAACCAAAAAAGGCGAGTCGCTACTGGACACCCTGTGGAACCTGCAATCCATGCAGGCCGATATGTTTGTCATTCGCCATGCCGAAAGTGGCGCTGCCCATTTCTTTGCACGCCATGTAGCACCGCATGTCCATGTTCTTAATGCCGGTGACGGCCAACATGCTCATCCTACCCAAGCCATGTTGGATATGTTTACCATTCGTAAACTTAAAGGGGACATTTTTGACCTTAAAGTTGCAATTGTTGGCGATATTCTGCATTCAAGAGTAGCTCGCTCGCAAATACAAGCCTTAAGCATGCTCGAAGCCCGAGAAATTCGAGTAATAGGCCCCAAAACATTGATTCCACCGTTTCCTGAATCTCTCGGAGTGCATGTTTACCATGACATGAAATCTGGCTTAGACGATGTTGACGTGGTGATTATGCTGCGGCTACAAAGCGAACGGATGAAAGGCGCATTACTGCCTAGCGAAAAAGAATACTTTAATTTATACGGTTTGACTGAACAACGTCTAGCCTATGCAAAACCCGATGCATTAGTCATGCACCCAGGCCCGATAAATCGGGGCGTTGAAATTGATTCTGCGGTAGCCGACGGCCCGCAATCGGTTATCCTCCAACAGGTCACCTATGGCATCGCGGTGCGAATGGCAGTCATGGCGATTATTATGAGCAATGCAGCACAACTTGCTCAAGCAGAACAAGAAAACCCGGAGGAAACACGCTAA
- a CDS encoding dihydroorotase: protein MNLIIQQARIIDPSQQLDRQTNLYISRGHVMAIGDQTPDGFVADQVIDAKGKWLIPGLVDMRARLGEPGKNFAGSIASETKAAVAGGITSLCCPPDTDPVADTQAVAELIQRRARQAATAFVLPTGALTKGLEGKLLSNMHSLKQGGCVALSQANQPVENPLVMKNALDYAASQDLLVILRCEDQELKNQGVAHAGMVSTRLGLPSIPTSAETIALARDLILVEESGVRAHFSQISCARSVEMIAQAKQRGLPITCDVAIHQLHLTEMDVMDFDAYTHVSPPFRSQADRDALRMAIKTGIIDAIVSDHTPLGRDDKALPFGESTPGISGLETLLALTLRLVEDQLIDLSQAIKLICQQPASILGIHAGCLQVGYSADCVLIDPERYWTLDRTQMLSAGKNTPFNGWEFNGQVEMTLFQGRPVYKVNEV from the coding sequence ATGAACCTGATTATCCAACAAGCTCGTATCATCGACCCAAGCCAACAATTGGATAGGCAAACCAACCTCTATATTTCACGCGGTCATGTAATGGCAATTGGTGATCAAACACCGGATGGCTTTGTTGCCGATCAAGTGATAGATGCCAAAGGAAAATGGTTAATACCAGGCCTGGTTGATATGCGCGCCCGCCTTGGTGAACCAGGCAAAAACTTTGCCGGCAGCATCGCCTCAGAAACCAAAGCCGCGGTAGCCGGAGGCATTACCTCACTTTGCTGTCCACCGGATACCGATCCGGTAGCCGACACCCAAGCGGTGGCTGAACTGATTCAGCGCCGAGCACGCCAAGCGGCCACCGCGTTTGTCTTACCCACCGGGGCCTTAACTAAAGGACTTGAAGGCAAACTACTAAGCAATATGCACTCGCTTAAACAGGGCGGATGCGTGGCACTCAGTCAAGCGAATCAGCCAGTTGAGAATCCACTGGTCATGAAAAATGCGCTCGACTATGCCGCCTCTCAAGACCTACTCGTTATTTTGCGTTGTGAAGACCAAGAACTCAAAAACCAAGGCGTTGCTCATGCCGGCATGGTCAGCACACGACTCGGCTTACCGAGCATCCCCACATCAGCAGAAACCATTGCCCTTGCGCGTGACCTGATTCTAGTTGAAGAAAGTGGCGTACGTGCCCATTTTTCACAAATCTCCTGCGCACGATCGGTTGAAATGATTGCTCAAGCCAAACAACGCGGCCTACCGATTACCTGCGATGTGGCCATTCACCAATTACACCTAACCGAAATGGATGTAATGGATTTTGATGCCTACACCCATGTTAGCCCCCCGTTTAGAAGCCAAGCTGATCGCGACGCATTACGCATGGCAATTAAAACCGGCATTATAGATGCCATTGTCAGCGATCACACCCCGCTAGGGCGTGACGATAAGGCCTTGCCATTTGGCGAAAGCACACCCGGCATCAGCGGCCTAGAAACCCTGTTAGCCTTAACCCTGCGCTTAGTCGAAGACCAGTTGATTGACCTCAGCCAAGCGATCAAACTCATCTGCCAGCAACCTGCCAGTATTCTTGGCATCCATGCCGGCTGCCTTCAAGTTGGCTATAGTGCTGACTGTGTCCTGATTGATCCTGAACGCTATTGGACACTCGATCGCACTCAAATGCTCTCCGCCGGCAAAAACACCCCTTTCAATGGCTGGGAATTTAATGGTCAGGTAGAAATGACCCTGTTTCAAGGCCGCCCTGTTTACAAGGTTAATGAAGTTTAA
- the ppk2 gene encoding polyphosphate kinase 2 codes for MKQVKSSESIYPYDDKMSRDEYEETKRQLQIELLKMQKWVKDSEQRIVMLFEGRDAAGKGGTIKRIMEHLNPRGARVVALDKPNEQEKGQWYFQRYLQHMPTQGEIVLFDRSWYNRAGVERVMGFCTPQQYTQFMHQAPEVERMLVGDNIHLMKFWFSVGRKEQLRRFNGRKTDPLKQWKLSPMDLASLDRWEDYTKAKEDMFFYTNTADAPWTVIKSNCKKRARLACMRYILNAMPYDDKDLEVVGQPDPLILSSGDDIFQDD; via the coding sequence ATGAAGCAAGTAAAATCAAGTGAAAGTATCTACCCTTATGATGACAAGATGTCGCGTGATGAGTATGAAGAAACCAAGCGTCAGTTACAAATTGAACTGCTTAAGATGCAAAAGTGGGTTAAGGATTCTGAGCAAAGAATTGTGATGCTGTTTGAGGGGCGCGATGCGGCCGGTAAAGGTGGCACGATCAAGCGGATAATGGAGCATTTAAACCCTCGTGGTGCGCGAGTAGTGGCTTTGGATAAGCCCAACGAGCAAGAAAAAGGTCAATGGTATTTTCAGCGTTATTTACAACACATGCCCACCCAAGGTGAAATTGTATTGTTTGACCGTTCTTGGTACAACCGTGCGGGGGTTGAACGGGTGATGGGCTTTTGTACCCCTCAACAATATACCCAATTTATGCATCAGGCACCGGAAGTTGAAAGAATGCTGGTCGGTGATAATATCCATTTGATGAAGTTTTGGTTTTCGGTGGGTCGTAAAGAGCAATTGCGCCGTTTTAACGGACGCAAAACTGATCCGCTTAAGCAATGGAAATTGAGCCCAATGGACTTGGCGTCACTGGATCGTTGGGAAGACTATACCAAAGCCAAGGAAGACATGTTTTTTTACACGAATACCGCTGATGCACCTTGGACGGTGATTAAATCCAACTGCAAAAAGCGCGCGCGTTTGGCTTGTATGCGTTACATCCTTAACGCAATGCCTTATGATGACAAGGATTTGGAGGTTGTTGGTCAACCTGATCCACTTATTCTTAGTTCGGGTGATGATATTTTTCAAGATGATTAA
- a CDS encoding YggS family pyridoxal phosphate-dependent enzyme: MDYLQNNYNQVKARISHAEKRFHRSPASVSLLAVSKTKPIEMVNALAETGQKAFGENYLQEALEKIAQRPDLEWHFIGPIQSNKTKPIAEHFDWVESVDRLKIAQRLSDQRPSVKPALNILLQVNISQEDSKSGFLPDEVLLVAQQISKLPGLVIRGLMAIPKAETEFEQQRSAFKQMQTLFKQLQSELDSDQIDTLSMGMSADLEAAIAEGSTQVRIGTDLFGARL; the protein is encoded by the coding sequence ATGGACTATTTGCAGAACAACTATAACCAGGTCAAGGCACGTATCAGCCATGCGGAAAAACGCTTCCATCGTTCACCCGCCAGTGTATCGCTGCTGGCCGTCAGCAAAACCAAACCGATTGAAATGGTGAATGCCCTAGCTGAAACAGGCCAAAAAGCATTCGGCGAAAACTACCTGCAAGAAGCCCTTGAAAAAATAGCGCAAAGACCGGATTTGGAATGGCATTTTATTGGCCCGATTCAATCGAATAAAACCAAACCGATTGCCGAGCATTTTGACTGGGTAGAAAGTGTCGATCGCTTAAAAATTGCCCAGCGATTAAGTGACCAACGCCCTAGTGTAAAACCCGCGCTGAACATTTTGTTACAAGTTAATATAAGCCAAGAAGACAGTAAATCAGGCTTTTTACCTGACGAAGTTTTATTGGTCGCTCAGCAAATCAGCAAACTACCAGGCCTGGTAATTCGTGGCTTAATGGCGATTCCGAAAGCAGAAACCGAATTTGAACAACAGCGCAGCGCCTTTAAACAAATGCAGACCCTGTTTAAACAATTACAATCCGAGCTCGACAGCGATCAAATTGACACCCTGTCGATGGGCATGTCGGCTGACTTAGAAGCCGCGATCGCTGAAGGCTCAACCCAAGTTCGGATTGGCACCGACCTGTTCGGTGCCAGGCTTTAA
- the gspN gene encoding type II secretion system protein N, with translation MKIRTWLGGGFLVLLVFWIGFVSHLPASFVIKHYAAELPEGLTLSQPKGTVWQGQVKLSYQGVEFEQVAWRLGTKELFTGLFKQTLSVALKVRNAQDQLDVTLVFTPENLSLSVPQGQLDIGRIAQAFAQQHFMLRGLQGQLHFRDLALSVDFKQAWLQSLYGQLVVTDLAMMGEQVEQLNLNASMQQQTVMLALTAEEAEWALQGLSRFNPPNRFDSEFELNTQQPNRFPDWALMTMQQTSPTEARAQMRGQW, from the coding sequence ATGAAGATAAGGACTTGGCTAGGGGGCGGTTTTCTGGTGTTGCTGGTGTTTTGGATAGGCTTTGTCAGCCACTTGCCGGCGAGCTTTGTGATTAAACATTATGCAGCCGAGTTGCCGGAAGGCTTAACGCTAAGCCAGCCAAAGGGCACGGTGTGGCAGGGTCAGGTGAAGCTGAGTTATCAGGGTGTTGAATTCGAGCAGGTCGCTTGGCGGTTGGGAACAAAAGAATTATTCACCGGCCTGTTTAAACAGACCCTCTCCGTAGCATTAAAAGTTCGAAATGCGCAAGACCAGTTGGATGTGACGCTAGTTTTCACGCCCGAAAACCTGAGCCTGTCGGTGCCCCAAGGTCAACTGGATATCGGACGTATTGCCCAAGCGTTTGCTCAGCAACATTTTATGTTACGCGGTTTACAAGGTCAGCTGCATTTTCGTGATCTCGCCTTGTCCGTTGATTTTAAGCAGGCCTGGTTACAAAGCCTATACGGGCAACTTGTGGTTACGGATTTGGCGATGATGGGCGAGCAGGTGGAGCAATTGAATCTTAATGCCTCGATGCAACAACAAACGGTGATGCTGGCGCTGACGGCTGAAGAAGCGGAATGGGCTTTACAGGGCTTAAGCCGTTTTAATCCGCCGAATCGGTTTGACAGCGAGTTTGAGCTAAATACGCAACAGCCCAATCGTTTTCCAGATTGGGCTTTAATGACGATGCAACAAACTTCGCCCACCGAAGCGCGTGCTCAAATGCGTGGGCAATGGTAG
- the gspM gene encoding type II secretion system protein GspM produces the protein MFMQTEMGLQLAERWQALAARERLLIQLLFVVLIGLVGYRLVAQPLLNQQNQAQQQWLIAEQQWQWLNQQVPAIQQAQATHQTAGSEVQTQSQLLAHLQQSLRSHQLINQMTSIRPAANGVQLQFNQVEAPRFFQWLAQLEQQGLSPERMQVEPVSLGKVKVSLNFRLAS, from the coding sequence ATGTTCATGCAAACTGAAATGGGCCTGCAATTAGCCGAACGCTGGCAGGCGCTTGCCGCTCGCGAGCGACTATTGATTCAGTTATTGTTCGTGGTTTTAATTGGCTTAGTCGGTTACCGGTTGGTTGCCCAGCCGTTGTTAAACCAGCAAAACCAAGCACAGCAGCAATGGCTGATTGCTGAACAACAATGGCAATGGTTAAACCAGCAGGTCCCCGCGATTCAACAGGCGCAAGCTACGCATCAAACTGCGGGCTCCGAAGTCCAAACTCAATCGCAATTATTAGCCCATTTGCAGCAAAGTTTACGCAGCCATCAACTGATTAATCAGATGACTTCAATACGTCCGGCGGCGAACGGTGTTCAGCTTCAGTTTAATCAAGTAGAAGCGCCTCGGTTTTTTCAATGGCTTGCGCAGCTTGAGCAGCAGGGCTTGTCACCGGAGAGGATGCAGGTCGAGCCGGTCAGTCTGGGTAAAGTGAAGGTGTCGTTAAATTTTAGGTTAGCTTCATGA
- the gspL gene encoding type II secretion system protein GspL: MNSYFDLGDQLHLVESDGLAQNQKPIVWVPSRWVSILRVFVPGKSRHQWQQALPYALEEQLAQPLEELHLVSLDRDKEGWVTVAVLAKQRMQAWLSALEQANLSQAWLVPECFRLDYTIEPTNEAMSPSLWRFAESTLEPETLLVRTAKFSGLSIAKAQWPVFREMAEKQNADLNIEPFIAVQNQPKPSDLARMNLRQGEFAVVNHQQSMWRHWRWPAGLAAVWLVLLGLQTHWQTQQTLQQAQAYQQQTETLFRQLFPQTQRIVNIQVQTQTFLAQAGSQAGQISPVSVLSLLEPVILANSAVKPGRMDWQNQRLTLTLTANTTEQLDQLMAHIHSRLPAGWVARLEVKGLTAQQAEGVLHVHAN; encoded by the coding sequence ATGAATAGTTATTTTGATTTAGGCGATCAGTTGCATCTGGTAGAATCGGACGGGCTAGCCCAGAACCAGAAACCTATTGTCTGGGTGCCGAGCCGTTGGGTCAGCATTTTGCGGGTGTTTGTGCCTGGAAAGTCACGTCATCAATGGCAACAGGCCTTGCCTTATGCACTCGAGGAGCAGTTGGCTCAGCCACTTGAAGAATTGCATTTGGTTAGCTTGGATCGAGACAAGGAAGGTTGGGTCACGGTAGCGGTGCTAGCCAAACAGCGTATGCAGGCCTGGTTGTCCGCTTTAGAGCAGGCGAATTTAAGCCAGGCCTGGTTGGTACCTGAGTGTTTTAGGCTAGACTATACAATCGAACCCACTAACGAAGCGATGAGTCCAAGCCTCTGGCGGTTTGCCGAGTCAACGCTGGAGCCGGAAACCCTATTGGTGCGCACAGCTAAATTTAGCGGCTTAAGTATCGCTAAAGCACAATGGCCTGTGTTCCGTGAAATGGCGGAAAAACAAAATGCGGACTTAAACATCGAACCCTTTATCGCGGTTCAAAACCAACCCAAGCCAAGCGATTTAGCGCGAATGAATTTACGTCAGGGTGAGTTTGCGGTAGTTAATCATCAGCAAAGTATGTGGCGACACTGGCGATGGCCAGCGGGTCTAGCTGCGGTTTGGTTGGTGTTGTTGGGGCTGCAGACCCACTGGCAAACCCAACAAACCTTGCAACAGGCTCAAGCTTATCAACAGCAAACCGAAACCCTGTTTCGTCAATTGTTTCCTCAAACCCAGCGCATCGTCAATATTCAGGTGCAAACCCAAACATTTTTGGCACAAGCAGGCAGTCAAGCCGGACAAATCAGCCCTGTTTCGGTTTTGAGTCTGTTGGAACCGGTGATACTGGCGAATAGTGCAGTCAAGCCGGGACGGATGGATTGGCAGAATCAGCGTTTGACCTTAACCTTAACCGCGAACACCACGGAGCAACTGGATCAGTTGATGGCTCACATTCATTCTCGTCTGCCTGCTGGTTGGGTGGCGCGTTTAGAGGTAAAAGGCCTGACGGCTCAACAAGCGGAAGGAGTGTTACATGTTCATGCAAACTGA